The DNA sequence CGCGCGGCGGGGCGGCGCTGTCGATTCGCGCCGTGACGGGAGCGCCGATCAAGTTCGCCGGGATGGGCGAAAAACTGGATGCGCTCGAGCCGTTTCATCCGGAGCGGATGGCGTCCCGCATTTTAGGGATGGGCGATGTCTTGACGCTCATTGAAAAAGCGCAGGCCGCCGTTGATGAGGAGAAGGCGAAAGAGCTCGAACAAAAAATGCGCACGGCCACCTTCACGCTTGACGACTTTTTGGAGCAGCTCGGCCAAGTGCGCAAGCTCGGGCCGCTTGACGAACTGATTAAAATGCTGCCGGGAGCCAATAAAATCAAAGGGCTTTCCAACATTCAAGTCGATGAAAAGCAAATCGCCCGCGTCGAAGCGATCATCCGCTCGATGACGAAAGAGGAGAAAATGCATCCGGAAATCATCAACGCTAGCCGCAAAAGGCGAATCGCCAAAGGGAGCGGCACGACCGTGCAAGACGTCAACCGGCTGCTCAAGCAATTTGATGACATGAAAAAAATGATGAAAATGATGACGAATATGCCCAAAGGGAAGAAAAAAGGATTTCGCTTCCCATTTATGTAAATGATGTTCTGTTAAGCGAAAAACCTTTACAAACGGAAAAAGAATTGTTAATATACTATCTTGTGTGAACACTATACGGAGGTGCGTACAAACTATGGCAGTAAAAATTCGTTTAAAACGCATGGGCGCAAAGAAAAAACCGTTTTACCGCATTGTTGTGGCGGATTCCCGCTCGCCGCGCGACGGCCGCTTCATTGAAACGATCGGCACATACAATCCGGTTGCGGAGCCAGCCGAAATCAAAATCGATGAAGAGCTGGCGCTCAAATGGCTGCAAAACGGTGCCAAACCGTCCGACACGGTGCGCAGCTTGCTGTCGAAACAAGGCATTTTAGAGAAGTTCCATAACTTGAAATACGGCAAATAAGCGGGATGCACATGAAACCGCTCATTGAAACGATCGTCAAGGCGCTTGTCGATCATCCGGAGGCGGTGGCGGTCGAAACCCGTGAGGAAGAGACGGCCGTCATCTATGAACTGTCGATGCACGATGACGATATCGGCAAAGTGATCGGCAAACAAGGACGGACGATCCATGCGATCCGCACGGTCGTCTATGCCGCCGCCGCTGGATCGCCCAAGCGGGTGATTGTGCACGTGAAAGAAAAAGGGTGAGGATGTTCCTCTCCCTTTTTTGATATCGCCGTAAAGGGGGATGGGGATGAAGCTCATTCAAACGGTCGAAGTGCGGCAAGTTGTCACCGAGCGGAGCAAACAAGAGCTTGCGGCGGCATTTGCGGCGCGCAAGCAGCAGTTGGAGCGCGAGTGCGGCCAGCTTCGCTTCGAGCAAAAGCGGATGGAGAAAAGCGGGAAATACCCGGCTAGTCTTGTAAAGCAATATTTTGCCAAAGAAATCGACGACCGGATGGAGAAAATCAAGCTGCTTGAGTTTCAGCTTGAACAGTTACATATGCTACCGTTAGGAAGTGAATTGAAAGAGCGGGAAGTCGAGGCGCTCATTGAGGTGAACGTCGGCGACCGCTGGGAAGAGGTGACGAAAACGCGCGCCATTATCGTTGAAGACGGCGTCGTGAAAGAGATTCGCTAAGGAGGGAGCAAAGAATGGAACGATGGTTTAACGTCGGCAAAATCGTCAATACGCACGGCATTCGCGGCGAAGTGCGCGTCATTTCCCGCACCGATTTTCCGGAAGAGCGATACAAAAAAGGAAACAAGCTGTACATTTTCCGCGAACGCGACAGCGAGCCGATCGAAGTGACGGTGAAAAGCCATCGCGTCCATAAATCGTTCGACTTGCTGTCGTTTGAAGGCTATGACAGCATCAACGATGTCGAACCGTTTAAAGGAGCGATGCTGAAAGTGCCGGAAAGCCAGCTCGGTGAACTCGCGGAAGGCGAGTATTATTTCCATGAAATCATCGGCTGTACCGTCGTAACGGAAGAAGGAGAAACGATCGGCACGGTCAGGGAAATTTTAACGCCGGGGGCGAACGACGTCTGGGTCGTCCGGCGCGGCGACGGCACCGATGCGCTCATTCCGTACATCGACGAAGTCGTTCTTCGCGTCGATCCGGCGCAAAAAACGATCATCATCCGACCGATGGAAGGGCTGCTTGAATGATGCGGATCGATATTTTGACGCTGTTTCCCGACATGTTTTCCGGCGTATTGAATGAGTCGATTTTAAAGAAGGCGCAAGAAAAAGGGGCGGTGGACATCCGGCTTGTTGACTTCCGCGAATTTGCCGACAACAAGCATAAGACGGTTGATGATTACCCGTACGGTGGCGGCGCCGGCATGGTGCTGAAGCCGCAGCCGATCTTCGACGCGGTGGAACATGTGACAGCCGGCTCGCCTGGCGCGCGCATTATTTTGCTTTGCCCGCAAGGCGAGCGCTACACGCAAAAAAAGGCAGAAGAGCTCGCCCAAGAAGAGCATTTGGTGCTTATTTGCGGCCATTACGAAGGATATGATGAGCGCATCCGCCAATATTTGGCGACCGATGAAATTTCGATCGGCGATTACATTTTAACAGGCGGGGAGCTCGGCGCCATGGTCATCGTCGACAGCGTCGTCCGCCTGCTGCCCGGCGTGCTCGGCAACGAAGCGTCGCCGGTTGACGACTCGTTCAGTTCCGGCCTGCTGGAGTATCCGCAATACACAAGGCCAGCCGACTTTCGCGGCATGAAAGTGCCGGACATTTTGCTTTCCGGGAACCACCAGCTCATTGCTGAATGGCGCGAGAAGGAGTCGCTCCGGCGCACGTTTTTGCGCCGCCCGGATTTGCTCGCCGGCTATCCGCTCACCGAGAAACAAAAGCAATGGCTGAAAGAGTGGGAACATGAACGCGAAACGGAAAACAGCGGCTCTCAATGCGAATAACTATTGCTTGTGCCCGGCGTTTATGCTATCATATCTTTTGTGTGACTGAAGCAGTCCGCTTAAGGACGGAAAACGATGTTCCGCTGCAATGATCAAACGCATTGGCATGAACATCTGTGGAAGGAGTGGAAAATGATGCATCATTTAATCCAAGAGATCACGAAAGAACAATTGCGGACCGACTTGCCGGATTTCCGCCCGGGCGACACGGTGCGCGTCCACGTGAAAGTTGTGGAAGGCAACCGCGAACGCATCCAAGTGTTTGAAGGTGTCGTCATCAAACGGCGCGGAGCGGGCATCAGCGAAACGTTCACCGTCCGCAAAGTGTCCTATGGCGTCGGCGTTGAGCGCACATTCCCGGTGCATACGCCGAAAATCGCAAAATTGGAAGTCATCCGCCGCGGGAAAGTTCGCCGTGCGAAATTGTACTACTTGCGTGAACTTCGCGGCAAAGCGGCGCGCATTAAAGAAAAAACGGCCCAATAACGGGCAACGGTGGATCACAGCGGAAAAGGAGCTTGCTTTCAAGCTCCTTTTTTCACTACCGCCAATGATGATTACGGTAGTGATCCACGACTGCAAACTTTGATTTAGGTGGGTGGACAATGGAACAGAAAAAAAGCGAATGGCGCGAATGGCTGAAAGCCATTGTTGTTGCGGTGCTGTTGGCCGGGGGCATCCGCTACTTTATTTTTGCCCCGATTATCGTCGACGGCATTTCGATGATGCCGACGTTACATAATCACGAGCGGATGATTGTCAATAAGTTGGCCTACAAAATCGGCATGCCTCATCGTTTCGATATTATTGTGTTTCATGCCGAGGAAGGGAGAGACTATATTAAACGGGTGATCGGCTTGCCGGGCGACCGGATCGAGTACAAAAATGATACCTTGTACGTAAACGGCAAACCGTATAAAGAGCCGTATTTGGACGAACGTAAAAAGCAGGTTGCCGACGGGCCGCTGACCGAGCCGTTTACACTTGAGGAATTGACCGGGCGGAGCACGGTGCCGGAAGGGCATTTGTTCGTCATGGGCGACAATCGCCGATTCAGCAAAGACAGCCGCCATATCGGCTTCATTCCGATGTCAAAAGTCGTTGGCAAGGCGAATCTTGTGTATTGGCCGCTTTCTGACGCCCGGATTGTGAAATAAACGAGGCAGGTGATGCCAATGACAGTGATTCAATGGTTTCCCGGCCATATGGCAAAAGCGAAGAGGGAAGTGCAAGAAAAATTAAAGTTGATCGACGTAGCGTTTGAGCTGCTTGACGCCCGTTTGCCGATGTCATCGCGCAACCCGATGATCGATGACATTCTCGGACAAAAGCCGCGCCTCATTTTGCTCAATAAGGCGGATATGGCCGATGAGGCCGTGACTGAGCAATGGATCCGCTATTTCCGCGGCCAAGGCCGAACAGCCATCGCCATCGATGCGCAAAGCGGGACGGGGGTCAGGCAAATCGCTTTCATTGCCAAAGAAATGGTAAAAGAGAAATTTGAGAAAATGCGGGCGAAGGGCATTAAAAATCCACGCCCCGTGCGGGCGCTCATTGTCGGCATCCCGAATGTCGGCAAATCGACGCTCATCAACCGGCTCGCCGGCCGCCATATCGCCAAAACCGGCGATAAGCCGGGGGTGACGAAAGCGCAGCAATGGATCAAAGTCGGCAAAGAAATGGAGCTGCTTGATACGCCAGGGATTTTATGGCCAAAGTTCGAGGATGAAGACGTCGGCTTCAAGCTCGCGGTCACCGGAGCGATCAAAGATGAAATTTTGAACTTGCAAGACGTCGCTGCCTATGCGCTCCGCTTTTTGTCAGTCCATTATCCGGAACGGCTGTCGGAGCGCTACCGCCTTGACAGCATCCCCGATGACATCGTCGCCTTATTTGACGCCATCGGCCGGCGGCGCGGCTGCCTGACAGCGGGCGGCGGCATTGACTATGACAAGGTCGCTGACATTGTCTTATACGACATTCGCACCGAAAAATTAGGACGGTTGAGTTTTGAAACGCCCGCTTCCTGGACGTAATGGCGTCCGGCGGGCGTTTTTTGCTTCGCAGCCGGCTGAACATGGCCGATAGTATAAGTAGAAAAGGGAGAGAAACATGAAGGAGTACACGGTAAAAGAAATCGAAGCGCTGCTTCCGGAGCTTGGCGGCGAGGATGACCCGCGCTGGGAGATGCTGCGGCGCGATGAACGGAAAAGCGTGCAGGCGCTGCTTGCCCGTTTTGTGAAACAAAAAGAGCGGGAAAAAGTGATGCGGCGGCGTTGGGAGGAGTTGATGCGCTATGAGCGTGAACTGTACGCCGCCGGCATCGAACGAATCGCCGGCATTGACGAGGCCGGGCGCGGGCCGCTTGCTGGCCCGGTCGTCGCGGCGGCGGTCATTTTGCCGCCTGACGCCTACTTGCCAGGGCTTGACGATTCGAAACGGCTGACAGCAGCCAAGCGCGAGGCGTTGTTTGCGCAAATCGAGGCGTGTGCGGTTGCGGTCGGCATCGGCATTGTCAGTGCGGCGGAAATTGATGAGCGGAATATTTACGAGGCGACGAAACAGGCGATGGCAAAGGCGGTCAGCGCGCTGTCGCCGCCGCCTGACTACTTGCTCGTTGATGCGATGGCGGTGCCGTGCGCGCTGCCGCAGCGGCGTCTGATGAAAGGCGATGCCAACAGCGCTTCGATCGCCGCGGCTTCCATTATGGCCAAAGTGACGCGCGACCGGCTGATGAAAGAGCTCGACCGCCGCTATCCGCAGTACGGGTTTGCCCGCCATATGGGTTACGGGACGCCGGAGCATCTCGAGGCGATCCGCCGTTACGGCATAACGCCGGAGCACCGCCGCTCGTTCGCGCCGGTAAAGGAAGCGGCGGGCGTTGAAAATTAGCCGGCCCCACGGCTGGGATGCGGGCCGGGACGAAAGGGGGAAAGCAAAATGGTGGAGCGGATGGAACGAACCGTTCCTGTAGCCGCCGTCCGTGATGCGGCGTCAAGCGGACAGTTTCGGCCGGGGCAGGCGGTTGTCGGCCGAATCGAGCGGGTGGAAGAGGCGGAGACGGGGGAGCGGACAGCGCTTGTCCGCACCGGCGGCCGCCTCGTGCGCGCCCGCCTCGAGGCGCCGCTTGCCGCCGGGCGCACGTACTTGTTTGAAATCAAGGAAAGCGGCAGCAACGTTTACTGGAAAGCGGTCGCGCTTTCCGAACCGGAGCAGGCGGTTCCCCGTGAAGATGTCGTCCACCGATGGCAGCAGGCGTGGAAGCTGCCCGAGGCCGCGCTCCCGGTGCTTCGCCAAGCGCTGAAGGCAGGCGCGGCCGTAACGAAAGAAGAAGCGGCGGAACTGGCTGCAGCGGTGCGAAAAACCGGCCGGCCGGCCGACGCGGAGGAGGTGCTTGCTTATTTGTTCCATCGCCGCCTCCCGCCGTCTCCCGCCGTATTTCGCGCACTGTGGGCGGCGCGGACCGGAGAGCCGCTCGCAGTGCAGCTTGAAAGGCTAAAAGCGGTGTTCACTGAACGTTCTTCAGGCCCGATGGCGCCGGTGTTCAAGCAGGCGGCTGACCGTCTTCTTTCGCCGCCGCTGTTCGCCTATGAGGCAGCGGTGCGCCTGTTGTTGACAGCGGAAGAAGGAGCGGAGGGGCCGGCTCATGCGCTTCTTTTCCGCCTCGGGCTTGTTCCGCTACCGGCAGGACGGATGGCCGCCATTCAGAACGCCATGCAGCAGCGGCAGTTTGCTGAAGTCGGGAAGCTGCTCGGCCTGACGGACGAGGAAGCGTTTTTCGCGCGCTTTGCCGCTGTCGATGCCGCCTGCAAAAGCGGTGCGCTGTCAGAGGCGGAAGCGAAGCTGTGGACGTCTGTCCGCACGGCCGGCGACCCGGCGCTGTCGCTGTTTCATTGGTTGAGGCGGATCGCTGGCCGCCTCGGGCTTGAGGATGAGGCGATGCTCGCCGAAGCGTTGAAAACAAGAGGCGCGCCGCCGATGGCTCCTTCGTTGAGACGGCTGCTTCTTCATCTGCTCGGCGGAGCGGGAAGCAAAGAGGCAGAAGCCGCGGCGGAAGCGTTTCTTGACCGCCTTGACGGAATGGCCGTCATCGCCGGAAGCGATGGGCCTGTCGGGCACATTTGGATTTCTTTTCCTTTGCCGCTGGGCGGGCGCAACCACGATTTTTCGGTTTATTGGCAAGGGCGGCGGAAGGATGGAGGGGCGCTTGATCCCGATTATAGCCGCATCGTTTGCAGCGTCACGCTCGAACAACTGGGCGGGATTTTGATCGATATGCGTGTGCAGCGGCGGATCGTCCACATTTCCCTTTTTCACGATGATCCGAGGCTGCCGGAGCTCGTTCATCGCTTTGCCCCGCTGGTGAAAGAGCGTCTTCAGGCGCACGGTTATCTGCTGTCGGGCATTGATGTGAAAGCGGCCGAAGCTAGTCCCCCGGCCCCTTCCGTGCTGCCGTTTGCCGGCAGCAGCAGCGAGGTGGATTGGCGCGTATGAGCGAGGAGCGGAAAAAAGCGGTCGCCCTGTCCTATGACGCGGCGGTTCACGAAGCGCCTGTCGTGAAAGCGAAGGGAGCGGGAACGGCGGCGGAAGCGATCATCGCTGCCGCCCAACAGCATGGCGTGCCGATTCGAAAGGATCCGTCGCTCGTTGAACTTCTCAGCAAAGTGGAAATCGATAACACGATTCCGGAAGTGCTGTATGCGGTTGTGGCGGAGTTGTTTGCGTTCCTTTATCAGCTGGATCAGGCGGCGAAACAGGAAACGGAGGGAGAAAAGGGATGATTTTTCAACCTCCTAATTTCTCAATTTTGCGACGAAACGGTGGACAAGCGGGAAATGTTAGGTATAAAATGAAAGCGCTAAGACTTTTTCAGTTTCATACATAGGAGGTTGGCGCATGAACATTCATGAATACCAAGCAAAAGAAATTTTGCGAAGCTATGGCGTAAGCGTGCCGAACGGCCGCGTCGCGTTCACGGTTGATGAAGCAGTGGAAGCCGCCAAAGCGCTCGGCACGCCGGTATGCGTTGTCAAGGCGCAAATTCATGCCGGCGGGCGCGGCAAAGCGGGCGGGGTGAAAGTGGCGAAAAGCTTAGAGGAAGTCCGTACATACGCCAGCGAACTGCTCGGCAAAGTGCTCGTCACCCACCAAACCGGCCCGGAAGGAAAAGAAGTGAAACGGCTGTTGATTGAAGAAGGGTGCGACATCCAAAAAGAATACTATATCGGCCTTGTCGTCGACCGCGCCACCTCGCGCGTCGTGTTGATGGGCTCGGAAGAAGGCGGCACGGAAATCGAAGAAGTCGCGGCGAAAACGCCGGAGAAAATTTTCAAAGAGTACATTGACCCGGCCGTCGGGCTGCAGGCGTTCCAAGCGCGCCGCTTGGCGTTCAACATCAACATTCCGAAGCATCTCGTCAACCAAGCGGTCAAATTTATGATGGGCTTGTACCAAGTGTTTGTCGACAAAGACTGCTCGATCGCCGAAATCAACCCGCTTGTCGTCACCGGCGACGGCAAGGTGATGGCGCTTGACGCGAAGCTGAACTTTGATTCGAACGCGTTGTACCGCCACCCGGACGTGCTCGAATACCGAGATTTGGACGAAGAAGATCCGAAAGAGGTTGAAGCATCGAAATACGACTTGAACTACATCGCCCTTGACGGCAACATCGGCTGCATGGTCAACGGCGCCGGCTTGGCGATGGCGACGATGGACATCATCAAATATTACGGCGGCGAGCCGGCCAACTTCCTCGATGTCGGCGGCGGCGCCAGCGAGGAAAAAGTGACGGAAGCGTTCAAAATCATTTTGTCGGACCCAAACGTGAAAGGCATTTTCGTCAACATTTTCGGCGGCATTATGAAATGCGACGTCATCGCGAGCGGCATCGTCGCAGCGACGAAGCAAGTCGGCCTCACGCTTCCGCTTGTCGTCCGTCTTGAGGGTACGAACGTCGAGCTCGGGAAAAAGATTTTAGAAGAATCGGGCTTGAACATTACGGCGGCGGAATCGATGGCGGACGGCGCGCAAAAAATCGTCGAGCTAGTACGTTAAGAAAGCGAGGGAGACACGTGAGTGTTTTTGTCAATAAAGATACGAAAGTGATCGTACAAGGGATTACCGGTTCGCAAGGGCTGTTTCATACAAAACAGATGATTGAATACGGCACGAACATT is a window from the Geobacillus stearothermophilus ATCC 12980 genome containing:
- the rpsP gene encoding 30S ribosomal protein S16; protein product: MAVKIRLKRMGAKKKPFYRIVVADSRSPRDGRFIETIGTYNPVAEPAEIKIDEELALKWLQNGAKPSDTVRSLLSKQGILEKFHNLKYGK
- a CDS encoding KH domain-containing protein, with the translated sequence MKPLIETIVKALVDHPEAVAVETREEETAVIYELSMHDDDIGKVIGKQGRTIHAIRTVVYAAAAGSPKRVIVHVKEKG
- a CDS encoding YlqD family protein, whose protein sequence is MKLIQTVEVRQVVTERSKQELAAAFAARKQQLERECGQLRFEQKRMEKSGKYPASLVKQYFAKEIDDRMEKIKLLEFQLEQLHMLPLGSELKEREVEALIEVNVGDRWEEVTKTRAIIVEDGVVKEIR
- the rimM gene encoding ribosome maturation factor RimM (Essential for efficient processing of 16S rRNA), translated to MERWFNVGKIVNTHGIRGEVRVISRTDFPEERYKKGNKLYIFRERDSEPIEVTVKSHRVHKSFDLLSFEGYDSINDVEPFKGAMLKVPESQLGELAEGEYYFHEIIGCTVVTEEGETIGTVREILTPGANDVWVVRRGDGTDALIPYIDEVVLRVDPAQKTIIIRPMEGLLE
- the trmD gene encoding tRNA (guanosine(37)-N1)-methyltransferase TrmD; translation: MRIDILTLFPDMFSGVLNESILKKAQEKGAVDIRLVDFREFADNKHKTVDDYPYGGGAGMVLKPQPIFDAVEHVTAGSPGARIILLCPQGERYTQKKAEELAQEEHLVLICGHYEGYDERIRQYLATDEISIGDYILTGGELGAMVIVDSVVRLLPGVLGNEASPVDDSFSSGLLEYPQYTRPADFRGMKVPDILLSGNHQLIAEWREKESLRRTFLRRPDLLAGYPLTEKQKQWLKEWEHERETENSGSQCE
- the rplS gene encoding 50S ribosomal protein L19, whose amino-acid sequence is MHHLIQEITKEQLRTDLPDFRPGDTVRVHVKVVEGNRERIQVFEGVVIKRRGAGISETFTVRKVSYGVGVERTFPVHTPKIAKLEVIRRGKVRRAKLYYLRELRGKAARIKEKTAQ
- the lepB gene encoding signal peptidase I yields the protein MEQKKSEWREWLKAIVVAVLLAGGIRYFIFAPIIVDGISMMPTLHNHERMIVNKLAYKIGMPHRFDIIVFHAEEGRDYIKRVIGLPGDRIEYKNDTLYVNGKPYKEPYLDERKKQVADGPLTEPFTLEELTGRSTVPEGHLFVMGDNRRFSKDSRHIGFIPMSKVVGKANLVYWPLSDARIVK
- the ylqF gene encoding ribosome biogenesis GTPase YlqF, with the protein product MPMTVIQWFPGHMAKAKREVQEKLKLIDVAFELLDARLPMSSRNPMIDDILGQKPRLILLNKADMADEAVTEQWIRYFRGQGRTAIAIDAQSGTGVRQIAFIAKEMVKEKFEKMRAKGIKNPRPVRALIVGIPNVGKSTLINRLAGRHIAKTGDKPGVTKAQQWIKVGKEMELLDTPGILWPKFEDEDVGFKLAVTGAIKDEILNLQDVAAYALRFLSVHYPERLSERYRLDSIPDDIVALFDAIGRRRGCLTAGGGIDYDKVADIVLYDIRTEKLGRLSFETPASWT
- a CDS encoding ribonuclease HII: MKEYTVKEIEALLPELGGEDDPRWEMLRRDERKSVQALLARFVKQKEREKVMRRRWEELMRYERELYAAGIERIAGIDEAGRGPLAGPVVAAAVILPPDAYLPGLDDSKRLTAAKREALFAQIEACAVAVGIGIVSAAEIDERNIYEATKQAMAKAVSALSPPPDYLLVDAMAVPCALPQRRLMKGDANSASIAAASIMAKVTRDRLMKELDRRYPQYGFARHMGYGTPEHLEAIRRYGITPEHRRSFAPVKEAAGVEN
- a CDS encoding cytosolic protein, which produces MVERMERTVPVAAVRDAASSGQFRPGQAVVGRIERVEEAETGERTALVRTGGRLVRARLEAPLAAGRTYLFEIKESGSNVYWKAVALSEPEQAVPREDVVHRWQQAWKLPEAALPVLRQALKAGAAVTKEEAAELAAAVRKTGRPADAEEVLAYLFHRRLPPSPAVFRALWAARTGEPLAVQLERLKAVFTERSSGPMAPVFKQAADRLLSPPLFAYEAAVRLLLTAEEGAEGPAHALLFRLGLVPLPAGRMAAIQNAMQQRQFAEVGKLLGLTDEEAFFARFAAVDAACKSGALSEAEAKLWTSVRTAGDPALSLFHWLRRIAGRLGLEDEAMLAEALKTRGAPPMAPSLRRLLLHLLGGAGSKEAEAAAEAFLDRLDGMAVIAGSDGPVGHIWISFPLPLGGRNHDFSVYWQGRRKDGGALDPDYSRIVCSVTLEQLGGILIDMRVQRRIVHISLFHDDPRLPELVHRFAPLVKERLQAHGYLLSGIDVKAAEASPPAPSVLPFAGSSSEVDWRV
- a CDS encoding EscU/YscU/HrcU family type III secretion system export apparatus switch protein: MSEERKKAVALSYDAAVHEAPVVKAKGAGTAAEAIIAAAQQHGVPIRKDPSLVELLSKVEIDNTIPEVLYAVVAELFAFLYQLDQAAKQETEGEKG
- the sucC gene encoding ADP-forming succinate--CoA ligase subunit beta, whose translation is MNIHEYQAKEILRSYGVSVPNGRVAFTVDEAVEAAKALGTPVCVVKAQIHAGGRGKAGGVKVAKSLEEVRTYASELLGKVLVTHQTGPEGKEVKRLLIEEGCDIQKEYYIGLVVDRATSRVVLMGSEEGGTEIEEVAAKTPEKIFKEYIDPAVGLQAFQARRLAFNINIPKHLVNQAVKFMMGLYQVFVDKDCSIAEINPLVVTGDGKVMALDAKLNFDSNALYRHPDVLEYRDLDEEDPKEVEASKYDLNYIALDGNIGCMVNGAGLAMATMDIIKYYGGEPANFLDVGGGASEEKVTEAFKIILSDPNVKGIFVNIFGGIMKCDVIASGIVAATKQVGLTLPLVVRLEGTNVELGKKILEESGLNITAAESMADGAQKIVELVR